In a genomic window of Leisingera caerulea DSM 24564:
- a CDS encoding DUF4376 domain-containing protein, whose translation MSNIDFSQTVTVEAKAGAARAALFADLANIRWQRETSGITLPDGSTMATDERSTAKLTATVTSLQSGLVSGPLNFKFPDGWRSVSQAEIEAVAAAVAQHVQSCFDAELTVSGQIGALTDAEVPAFDVTSAFAAALEMAPEEAV comes from the coding sequence ATGAGCAACATCGACTTTTCCCAGACCGTCACCGTTGAGGCCAAGGCTGGCGCCGCCAGGGCCGCCCTGTTCGCCGATCTCGCCAACATCCGCTGGCAGCGCGAAACCAGCGGTATCACCCTGCCAGACGGCTCCACCATGGCCACCGATGAGCGCAGCACCGCAAAACTGACCGCTACCGTTACGAGCTTGCAGAGCGGCTTGGTGAGCGGCCCGCTGAACTTCAAGTTCCCGGATGGCTGGCGGTCTGTCAGCCAGGCAGAGATCGAGGCAGTGGCAGCCGCGGTCGCGCAGCACGTTCAGAGCTGCTTTGATGCCGAGTTGACCGTCTCAGGGCAAATCGGCGCGCTGACCGACGCAGAGGTACCTGCCTTCGATGTAACGTCTGCCTTTGCTGCTGCACTGGAAATGGCGCCGGAGGAAGCAGTTTAA
- a CDS encoding RDD family protein: MTALPDPDYQAEFYASVPAKRLIAWVIDSILIFTLSAAAVLLTAFTGLLIWPLLYLAVGFAYRTVTIANGSATWGMRFAGIELRDSAGQRLDSGLAALHTAGYSLSLGFPVLQVISIILMLTSPRGQGLTDHFLGTVMLNRRV, encoded by the coding sequence ATGACCGCCCTGCCCGACCCCGACTACCAGGCAGAATTCTATGCGTCTGTTCCGGCCAAGCGTCTGATCGCCTGGGTCATCGACAGCATCCTGATCTTCACCCTCAGCGCTGCCGCGGTGCTGCTGACCGCGTTTACCGGGCTTTTGATCTGGCCGCTGTTGTATCTGGCGGTCGGCTTTGCCTACCGGACCGTGACGATCGCCAACGGCTCCGCCACCTGGGGCATGCGCTTTGCCGGGATTGAGCTGCGCGACAGCGCGGGCCAGCGGCTCGACAGCGGCCTAGCGGCGCTGCACACCGCGGGCTATTCACTGTCGCTGGGCTTCCCGGTGCTGCAGGTGATCTCGATCATCCTGATGCTGACCTCGCCGCGCGGCCAGGGGTTGACCGACCATTTCCTCGGCACCGTCATGCTGAACCGGCGGGTTTGA
- a CDS encoding pyocin knob domain-containing protein, which produces MAWPKTGTVSVTNGSAVVTGTGTSFFGSAQAGWGFVGPDGRVYEVLTADSPTQITLASNYQGATAAGQVYSLFPTMSLAHDLVAVVQTLIGNYQAIADGPGSGKFATDVVKQGDEDTGLAWPASNTVALKAGGAEQLRMTGGVASGAAVQSSETDGTIGKLLKFGAFGLGVADGMVAPDVVDMDTAPTGFGRISGATVGSKPPGVTSGTVFTGVNQAGRTSQLVFRAASNRVYIRTKHDNVWRSWSEIYCAENILGTVSQSAGVPTGAVIERGGSANGEYVRFADGTQICTIERTLNLTTAADGALHKSLSDFGVWVFPASFTAPPVVTANAHAGSQWAEAGAVNSIQAAAVVIWSSAALTAASRSISAVAVGRWF; this is translated from the coding sequence ATGGCTTGGCCAAAGACAGGAACGGTGAGCGTCACCAATGGCAGCGCGGTTGTCACCGGCACCGGCACCAGCTTTTTCGGCTCTGCCCAGGCAGGCTGGGGCTTTGTTGGCCCGGATGGGCGTGTTTATGAGGTGCTGACGGCGGACAGCCCCACCCAGATCACCTTGGCGAGCAACTATCAGGGCGCAACCGCCGCGGGCCAGGTCTATTCTCTGTTTCCGACCATGTCGCTGGCGCATGATTTGGTTGCAGTTGTGCAGACGCTGATCGGTAACTACCAGGCCATTGCCGATGGACCGGGTTCGGGCAAATTTGCCACCGATGTGGTGAAGCAGGGCGATGAGGACACTGGTCTCGCTTGGCCCGCCAGCAACACCGTGGCGCTGAAAGCGGGCGGCGCGGAGCAGTTGCGCATGACCGGCGGTGTGGCCTCCGGTGCGGCAGTACAGTCCAGCGAAACTGACGGCACTATTGGCAAGCTCCTGAAGTTTGGGGCCTTCGGTTTGGGGGTCGCTGACGGAATGGTTGCCCCGGATGTTGTTGATATGGACACGGCCCCAACTGGGTTCGGAAGGATCTCTGGAGCAACCGTAGGGTCAAAACCGCCGGGCGTGACAAGCGGGACTGTGTTCACCGGAGTAAACCAGGCAGGGCGAACCAGCCAGCTTGTGTTCAGAGCGGCCAGTAATCGGGTGTACATCCGCACAAAGCATGACAACGTGTGGCGTTCTTGGTCCGAGATCTACTGTGCCGAGAACATACTTGGAACCGTCTCCCAATCCGCAGGCGTGCCGACCGGCGCGGTGATCGAGCGCGGCGGCAGTGCGAATGGCGAATACGTGCGCTTTGCAGACGGCACGCAAATCTGCACAATTGAGCGCACACTCAATCTCACCACGGCTGCGGATGGAGCGCTTCACAAGTCGTTGAGCGACTTCGGCGTTTGGGTGTTCCCCGCATCTTTCACAGCACCGCCGGTAGTGACCGCCAATGCCCACGCGGGGTCGCAATGGGCTGAGGCCGGCGCTGTAAATTCCATTCAAGCTGCCGCAGTTGTGATCTGGTCGAGCGCCGCACTAACCGCTGCATCCCGATCCATCAGCGCTGTGGCCGTCGGCCGCTGGTTCTAA
- a CDS encoding VOC family protein, translating into MQNLHAVSLVVPDYGAAIAFYCGQLGWHLAEDIDQGSKRWVRILPPGAAQGSLILARAEGAAQEAAIGNQFGGRVGLFLATDDFARDHAAMLAQGVTFEEAPRQEPYGTVAVWRDPFGNRWDLIQFA; encoded by the coding sequence ATGCAGAACCTTCACGCTGTCTCGCTGGTGGTGCCGGACTACGGCGCCGCCATCGCCTTTTACTGCGGCCAGCTGGGCTGGCATCTGGCGGAGGACATTGACCAGGGCAGCAAGCGCTGGGTCCGCATCCTGCCGCCGGGGGCTGCGCAGGGCAGCCTGATCCTGGCCCGCGCCGAAGGGGCCGCGCAGGAGGCGGCAATCGGAAACCAGTTCGGCGGCCGCGTCGGGCTGTTCCTGGCCACGGATGACTTTGCCCGCGACCATGCCGCAATGCTGGCCCAGGGCGTCACCTTCGAGGAAGCCCCCCGCCAGGAGCCTTATGGCACCGTCGCGGTCTGGCGCGACCCTTTCGGCAACCGCTGGGACCTTATCCAGTTCGCCTGA
- a CDS encoding DUF2852 domain-containing protein, giving the protein MTSFTQTAPHTPVQGWFSRSEAWLDSKGKGAWIAVMVLGFVFFWPVGLALLFYMIWSKRMFSKSSCRHRGKAWARHGFSAMKPSGNSAFDAYKADTLRRLEQEQHDFEAFLERLREAKDKAEFDQFMDERARAADHGDDAEDEDEAGGEPKRH; this is encoded by the coding sequence ATGACGAGTTTCACCCAAACCGCCCCCCATACACCGGTGCAGGGCTGGTTTTCCCGCAGCGAAGCCTGGCTGGACAGCAAGGGCAAAGGCGCCTGGATTGCCGTTATGGTGCTGGGCTTTGTGTTCTTCTGGCCGGTGGGCCTGGCCCTTCTTTTCTACATGATCTGGAGCAAACGCATGTTCAGCAAATCCTCCTGCCGCCACAGAGGCAAAGCCTGGGCGCGCCACGGGTTCTCGGCGATGAAACCCTCGGGCAACAGCGCCTTTGATGCCTATAAGGCCGATACGCTGCGCCGCCTGGAGCAGGAACAGCATGATTTCGAGGCCTTCCTGGAACGCCTGCGCGAGGCCAAGGACAAGGCCGAGTTCGACCAGTTCATGGACGAGCGCGCCCGCGCCGCCGATCATGGCGATGACGCGGAGGACGAGGACGAAGCCGGCGGCGAACCCAAGCGCCACTAA
- a CDS encoding cache domain-containing protein has product MRLFETLLRPTYAQKLSLLMTLPLIVAGTAIAVLVGYQSRALAEREIQALEVQLLEAKKAELRNYVTQARNGFAHIYGLAAPDDTQAKEQVAQILSAMIYGKDGFFFVYDYDGTNLVSPRQTEFINRNWAGLTDSAGVPVVDEFIRLARDGAGWHSFTWEKPSTGEEAQMIAYVLGLQDWQWAIGTGVFIDDVLATVAASRADVEARVQRTFLYIGAITLISLVLVFASGMFLNIRERRLADAKLKELTQRVFDAQEEERGRVARELHDGISQLLVGVRYALDNTRRRLTRGDGEGAVAPLEKGTESLLTAITEVRRISRDLRPGVLDDLGLGPALKALTDDFAARTGIETAFSTVVFRNRLDQDSKIALYRIAQEALTNIERHADATKVSIDLRGHTKGATMRITDNGRGLPPRDARTGPGIGLRNMQERIEQLDGTLRILSSRGTQSGTVIEASLPLSHLLPPGEEGTPAQLP; this is encoded by the coding sequence ATGCGTCTTTTCGAAACACTTTTGCGCCCTACCTACGCGCAGAAACTGTCGCTTCTGATGACCTTGCCGCTGATCGTGGCGGGCACGGCGATTGCGGTTCTGGTGGGCTACCAGTCGCGCGCCCTGGCCGAGCGCGAGATTCAGGCGCTGGAGGTGCAGCTGTTGGAGGCCAAGAAGGCGGAATTGCGCAACTACGTGACCCAGGCGCGCAACGGCTTTGCCCATATCTATGGCCTGGCGGCGCCGGATGATACGCAGGCCAAGGAACAGGTGGCGCAGATCCTCAGCGCGATGATCTACGGCAAGGACGGTTTCTTCTTTGTCTATGACTATGACGGCACCAATCTGGTCAGCCCGCGGCAGACCGAATTCATCAACCGCAACTGGGCGGGCCTGACGGACAGCGCAGGCGTGCCGGTGGTGGATGAGTTCATCCGGCTGGCGCGCGACGGCGCCGGCTGGCACAGCTTCACCTGGGAAAAGCCCTCCACCGGGGAAGAGGCGCAGATGATCGCCTATGTGCTGGGCCTGCAGGACTGGCAGTGGGCCATCGGCACCGGCGTGTTCATCGACGATGTGCTGGCCACCGTGGCCGCCTCCCGCGCGGACGTGGAGGCACGGGTGCAGCGCACATTTCTGTATATCGGGGCGATCACGCTGATTTCTCTGGTACTGGTCTTTGCCTCGGGGATGTTCCTGAACATCCGCGAGCGGCGGCTGGCGGACGCCAAGCTGAAGGAGCTGACCCAGCGGGTGTTCGACGCCCAGGAGGAGGAGCGCGGCCGGGTGGCGCGGGAGCTGCATGATGGCATCAGCCAACTGCTGGTTGGCGTGCGCTATGCGCTGGACAACACCCGCCGCCGCCTGACCCGCGGCGATGGCGAAGGCGCGGTTGCGCCGTTGGAGAAAGGCACCGAAAGCCTGCTGACCGCGATTACCGAGGTGCGCCGGATCAGCCGCGATCTGCGCCCCGGGGTGCTGGATGATCTGGGCCTGGGGCCCGCGCTGAAGGCGCTGACCGATGATTTTGCCGCCCGCACAGGGATCGAGACAGCATTCTCAACCGTAGTGTTCCGCAACCGGCTGGACCAGGATTCCAAGATTGCACTCTACCGCATCGCGCAGGAGGCGCTGACCAACATCGAACGCCACGCGGACGCCACCAAGGTCAGCATCGACCTGCGCGGCCACACCAAGGGCGCCACCATGCGGATCACCGACAATGGCCGCGGCCTGCCGCCGCGGGATGCCCGCACTGGCCCCGGGATCGGCCTGCGCAACATGCAGGAACGGATCGAGCAGCTTGACGGCACCTTGCGCATTCTGTCATCACGGGGCACCCAAAGCGGCACGGTGATCGAGGCAAGCCTGCCTCTCAGCCATCTGCTGCCGCCGGGCGAAGAGGGAACGCCTGCACAGCTGCCGTGA
- a CDS encoding arginyltransferase, translating to MRHTLPIAPQFYVTAPQPCPYLEGRMERKLFTALQGDGVEQLNNSLSQQGFRRSQNVLYRPSCSECSACLSARIDVSAFSPSRSQKRTLKRNAHLERRATSPWATEDQFALFRRYLDSRHADGGMADMDVFEYAAMIEETPVRSRVVEYAEEGSNQLTAVSLTDVLEDGLSMVYSFYAPDQPQDSLGTFMILDHISIAREAGLPYVYLGYWVPGSQKMGYKAKFSGLEIYHQSEWKKMTDPAQFEAAVHPLSTDPIAEQVANIQLPEQPIHRNR from the coding sequence ATGCGCCATACCCTTCCGATTGCACCGCAGTTCTACGTGACGGCCCCTCAGCCCTGCCCCTATCTGGAGGGCCGGATGGAGCGGAAGCTGTTCACCGCGCTGCAGGGCGACGGGGTGGAGCAGCTCAACAACAGCCTCAGCCAGCAGGGCTTCCGGCGCTCGCAGAACGTGCTCTACAGGCCGTCCTGCTCGGAGTGTTCGGCCTGCCTGTCCGCCCGGATTGATGTGTCGGCCTTCAGCCCCAGCCGCAGTCAGAAGCGCACCCTGAAGCGCAACGCGCACCTTGAACGCCGGGCGACCTCGCCCTGGGCGACAGAGGACCAGTTTGCCCTGTTCCGCCGCTATCTGGACAGCCGCCACGCAGACGGCGGCATGGCCGACATGGATGTGTTCGAATACGCCGCGATGATCGAGGAAACCCCGGTGCGCAGCCGGGTGGTTGAATATGCCGAGGAAGGCAGCAATCAGCTGACCGCGGTGTCGCTCACCGATGTGCTGGAGGACGGCCTCAGCATGGTCTACTCCTTCTACGCGCCGGACCAGCCGCAGGATTCGCTCGGCACTTTCATGATCCTCGACCACATCAGCATCGCGCGCGAGGCAGGCCTTCCCTACGTCTACCTGGGCTATTGGGTGCCCGGCAGCCAGAAGATGGGCTACAAGGCCAAATTCTCCGGACTGGAAATCTATCACCAGAGCGAATGGAAAAAGATGACCGACCCGGCGCAGTTCGAGGCCGCCGTGCATCCGTTGTCGACCGACCCGATTGCTGAACAGGTGGCCAATATCCAGCTGCCCGAACAGCCCATTCACCGCAACCGCTGA
- a CDS encoding TRAP transporter small permease subunit encodes MQEESGITFFGAIWGGLVWLIQNIAGAFYNFGYAVTHPQLWLDWSDKASIMRFVYYGGSVEFFFVVFTTFLVLTGIGFYFRGFMWGMVRGLEGLANTLGRFFAWAGLLMVLQQIIIVFMQRVFARPDISFGFGIPFSQDISWFAEELKFYNALVVCLCVTYTFVQGGHVRVDLIYSGISFRAKKVVDMVGSLIFMMPAAVLTWMYGWFFLWRHLIVPKPSASDSLDRLVMKSRALRWNVETIGFSPNGFNAYFLFKILLVLFAGLVFLHAIAFFYRSFLEFVEGQGSENKYLDKDSLGEGEEAYEGTH; translated from the coding sequence ATGCAGGAAGAGAGTGGCATCACCTTCTTTGGCGCAATCTGGGGCGGGCTTGTCTGGCTGATCCAGAACATCGCCGGCGCCTTTTACAACTTCGGCTACGCCGTCACCCATCCTCAGCTCTGGCTCGACTGGTCGGACAAGGCCTCGATCATGCGTTTCGTCTACTATGGCGGCTCAGTCGAGTTCTTCTTTGTCGTCTTCACCACCTTCCTGGTGCTGACCGGCATCGGCTTCTACTTCCGCGGCTTCATGTGGGGCATGGTGAGGGGACTTGAGGGGCTGGCCAACACTCTGGGCCGCTTCTTTGCCTGGGCGGGGCTTCTGATGGTCCTTCAGCAGATCATCATCGTCTTCATGCAGCGGGTGTTCGCACGGCCCGACATCAGTTTCGGCTTCGGCATCCCGTTCAGCCAGGATATCAGCTGGTTTGCCGAAGAACTGAAGTTTTACAATGCTCTGGTGGTCTGCCTTTGCGTGACCTACACCTTTGTGCAGGGCGGCCATGTGCGGGTGGACCTGATCTATTCCGGCATCAGCTTCCGCGCCAAGAAGGTTGTGGATATGGTGGGCTCACTGATCTTCATGATGCCCGCCGCGGTGCTGACATGGATGTACGGCTGGTTCTTCCTGTGGCGGCATCTGATCGTGCCGAAACCGTCGGCGTCGGACAGCCTTGACCGGCTGGTGATGAAATCCCGCGCCCTGCGCTGGAACGTCGAGACCATCGGCTTCAGCCCTAACGGGTTCAACGCCTACTTCCTGTTCAAGATCCTGCTGGTGCTGTTTGCGGGCCTCGTGTTCCTGCACGCCATTGCCTTCTTCTACCGCTCCTTCCTGGAGTTCGTCGAAGGCCAGGGCAGTGAAAACAAATACCTCGACAAGGATAGTCTTGGAGAGGGTGAAGAAGCCTACGAAGGCACGCACTAA
- a CDS encoding TRAP transporter substrate-binding protein — protein MDRRSFLKTSALGGSAAAAGTLAAPAYAQGKRTLTMVTTWGRGLAGVHDSAQYVADTITAMSDGNLTIDLKAAGELVGAFEVFDAVTAGQADMYHAADYYFVSQHPGYAYFTAVPFGMTPQELTNWYYHGDGHALHDELGQIFGLKSFIGGNTGPQSGGWYNKEIKGPEDFNGLKFRMPGLGGKALGKLGASVQNIPGSEVYQALSSGAIDGTEWIGPWADEKAGFQEITKTYYTAGFHEPGAALSVATNREVFESLSPAHQKIIEMASAAGHQWSLAQFMNNNGAALQRLQSGGVKTLEFPDSVWDAFGQATKETLDEFMGDELFAKIRNSVETSMKASSGWITKSEGAYRVQRDRVLG, from the coding sequence ATGGATCGCCGTTCTTTTTTGAAAACGTCCGCACTGGGCGGCTCCGCCGCAGCAGCCGGCACATTGGCCGCGCCGGCCTATGCCCAGGGCAAGCGCACCCTGACCATGGTCACCACCTGGGGCCGCGGCCTGGCAGGTGTGCATGACTCCGCGCAGTATGTTGCCGACACCATTACCGCCATGTCCGATGGCAACCTGACCATCGACCTGAAAGCCGCAGGCGAGCTGGTCGGCGCGTTTGAAGTGTTCGACGCCGTGACCGCAGGCCAGGCCGACATGTACCACGCGGCCGATTATTATTTCGTCAGCCAGCACCCGGGCTATGCGTATTTCACCGCAGTGCCGTTCGGCATGACCCCGCAGGAGCTGACCAACTGGTACTACCACGGCGACGGCCACGCGCTGCATGACGAGCTGGGCCAGATCTTTGGCCTGAAGTCCTTCATCGGCGGCAACACCGGCCCGCAGTCCGGCGGCTGGTACAACAAGGAAATCAAAGGCCCCGAAGACTTTAACGGTCTCAAGTTCCGGATGCCTGGCCTCGGCGGCAAGGCACTGGGCAAGCTGGGCGCCTCCGTGCAGAACATCCCTGGTTCCGAAGTGTATCAGGCGCTCTCCTCCGGCGCCATCGACGGCACTGAGTGGATCGGCCCCTGGGCGGACGAAAAGGCCGGTTTCCAGGAAATCACCAAGACCTACTACACCGCGGGCTTCCACGAGCCGGGCGCGGCGCTGTCGGTTGCCACCAACCGCGAAGTCTTCGAAAGCCTGTCGCCGGCCCATCAGAAGATCATCGAGATGGCGTCCGCAGCCGGCCACCAGTGGAGCCTGGCGCAGTTCATGAACAACAACGGCGCAGCGCTGCAGCGCCTGCAGTCCGGCGGCGTGAAGACCCTGGAATTCCCGGACAGCGTCTGGGATGCCTTCGGCCAGGCCACCAAGGAAACCCTGGACGAGTTCATGGGCGACGAGCTGTTTGCGAAAATCCGCAACAGCGTCGAAACCTCAATGAAAGCCTCCTCCGGCTGGATCACCAAGTCCGAAGGCGCCTACCGCGTGCAGCGCGACCGCGTCCTGGGCTGA
- a CDS encoding TRAP transporter large permease: MLFGLDGVEIGLLIVFFCLFGGILSGFPVAFAIGGAGIISFGIIAALDSAGILVHQAIDTSSQAYRDLLNSGIRPDKVSVFRYPDLPRLAEPVFAQGWEVALDRNISFIVNRMNERVLAGASIETLLAVLMFVLMGITLERSKIANDLLTTMARVFGPLPGGLAVSIVVVGAFLAASTGIVGATVVTMGLLALPTMLRNNYSPELATGVIAASGTLGQIIPPSIVIVLLGTLAGDLYSTAQETRAMEAGCSDALTYLGEPAVVSVGTLFQAALLPGIMLALLYATYAFGYALLNPHKAPAVAMEQSTGEVITRNEGLIWFLGVPAAIIGGAVLLSSFNVIGSQNIVVSTFSDAGETASLRTNVGAECKASMIDLHGQEAWDAAVAEQVAINEAGGVTLAERLTEEEIAAAVEAKTAAAAPIGTGISVIMVLLGLVLAFGRGVAPSRDPKPLILGAIGILLIALVDLVAIAPTTSPGVTVLWIALPLLLALWGSREAAARCARNDLIRVVFPPLVLIVAVLGSILGGITNPTPAAALGAGGAIMLAAYRKLQDEGKSGKIIIWSTFAVMLCILVGMNFDLRVNQGGVSVESWIAFFVAYGAYLYALFGLLYGCWVLFRSGVLTPVVRETAKVTSMVFTILIGSQLLNLVVISFGGEHYIQQFLKSFDNEMTVFLIVMLVLFFLGFVLDFLEIIYIVIPIVGPVIYGGSFDPKWVTIMVAVNLQTSFLTPPFGFALFYLRGVAPKEVTTAHIYRGIVPFVLIQVVGIAILWAFPSIVTIVPALIPN, encoded by the coding sequence ATGCTATTTGGACTTGATGGCGTCGAAATCGGACTGCTCATCGTATTCTTCTGCCTCTTCGGGGGCATCCTCTCCGGCTTTCCGGTGGCCTTTGCCATCGGCGGTGCCGGGATCATCTCCTTCGGGATCATCGCCGCATTGGACAGCGCCGGGATCCTGGTGCACCAGGCGATTGATACCTCGTCGCAGGCCTACCGCGACCTGCTGAATTCGGGCATCAGGCCCGATAAGGTGTCGGTCTTCCGGTACCCGGATTTGCCAAGGCTGGCGGAACCGGTGTTTGCGCAGGGCTGGGAAGTCGCGCTGGACCGCAACATCTCCTTCATCGTCAACCGGATGAACGAGCGGGTGCTGGCCGGTGCCTCGATTGAGACCCTGCTGGCGGTGCTGATGTTCGTTCTGATGGGCATCACCCTGGAGCGCTCCAAGATCGCGAACGATCTGCTGACCACCATGGCGCGCGTCTTTGGCCCGCTGCCCGGCGGCCTGGCGGTGTCGATTGTGGTTGTGGGCGCGTTCCTGGCAGCCTCCACCGGTATTGTCGGCGCCACCGTGGTGACCATGGGCCTGCTGGCACTGCCCACCATGCTGCGCAACAACTACTCGCCGGAACTGGCGACAGGTGTGATCGCGGCGTCCGGCACGTTGGGCCAGATCATCCCGCCGTCCATTGTGATCGTTCTGCTGGGCACCCTGGCGGGCGACCTTTATTCCACCGCGCAGGAGACCCGCGCGATGGAGGCAGGCTGTTCCGACGCGCTCACCTACCTGGGCGAACCGGCGGTGGTTTCGGTCGGCACCTTGTTCCAGGCGGCGCTGCTGCCGGGCATCATGCTGGCGCTGCTTTACGCCACTTATGCCTTTGGCTATGCGCTGTTGAACCCGCACAAGGCCCCGGCTGTGGCAATGGAGCAAAGCACCGGCGAGGTGATCACCCGCAACGAAGGCCTGATCTGGTTCCTGGGCGTCCCGGCCGCAATCATCGGCGGCGCGGTCCTGCTGAGCAGCTTCAACGTGATCGGCAGCCAGAACATCGTTGTTTCCACCTTCTCCGACGCCGGCGAGACCGCGTCCCTGCGCACCAATGTCGGCGCCGAGTGCAAGGCGTCAATGATTGACCTGCACGGGCAGGAAGCCTGGGACGCCGCGGTGGCGGAACAGGTAGCCATCAACGAAGCAGGCGGTGTCACTCTGGCGGAACGGCTGACCGAGGAAGAAATCGCCGCGGCGGTTGAGGCCAAGACCGCCGCCGCAGCCCCCATCGGCACCGGCATCAGCGTGATCATGGTGCTGCTGGGCCTGGTGCTGGCCTTTGGCCGCGGCGTGGCGCCTTCGCGCGATCCCAAGCCGCTGATCCTGGGCGCCATCGGCATCCTGCTGATTGCGCTGGTGGATCTGGTGGCGATTGCGCCGACCACCTCTCCCGGTGTCACGGTGCTGTGGATCGCGCTGCCGCTGCTGCTGGCGCTGTGGGGCAGCCGCGAGGCCGCCGCGCGCTGCGCCCGAAACGATCTGATCCGGGTGGTGTTCCCGCCGCTGGTGCTGATCGTTGCAGTGCTGGGCTCTATCCTGGGCGGCATCACCAACCCAACCCCCGCCGCGGCGCTTGGGGCAGGCGGTGCCATCATGCTGGCGGCCTACCGCAAGCTGCAGGACGAAGGCAAATCGGGCAAGATCATCATCTGGTCCACCTTTGCAGTGATGCTGTGCATCCTCGTCGGCATGAACTTCGACCTGCGGGTGAACCAGGGCGGCGTCAGCGTCGAGAGCTGGATTGCCTTCTTCGTGGCCTACGGCGCCTATCTCTATGCGCTGTTCGGCCTGCTGTATGGCTGCTGGGTTCTGTTCCGCTCCGGCGTGCTGACCCCGGTGGTGCGGGAAACCGCCAAGGTGACCTCGATGGTCTTCACCATCCTGATCGGCTCGCAGCTGCTCAACCTGGTGGTGATCTCCTTCGGCGGCGAGCACTATATCCAGCAGTTCCTGAAGAGCTTCGACAACGAAATGACGGTCTTCCTGATCGTGATGCTGGTGCTGTTCTTCCTGGGCTTCGTGCTCGACTTCCTGGAGATCATCTACATCGTGATCCCGATCGTGGGGCCGGTGATCTATGGCGGGTCGTTCGATCCGAAATGGGTGACCATCATGGTGGCGGTGAACCTGCAGACCTCGTTCCTGACACCGCCCTTCGGCTTTGCGCTGTTCTACCTGCGCGGGGTGGCGCCGAAAGAGGTGACGACGGCGCATATCTACCGCGGGATCGTGCCGTTTGTGCTGATCCAGGTGGTGGGGATTGCCATCCTTTGGGCCTTCCCGTCGATTGTGACGATCGTTCCGGCGCTGATCCCGAACTGA